One Thermoplasma volcanium GSS1 genomic window carries:
- a CDS encoding exodeoxyribonuclease III, which yields MSETKKFLSWNVNGLRAVIKSGGLDLIRNGDYFAIAMQETKVDVKSVPEEMYHLGYHVYNNPAKRKGYSGTMTLSREKPIDVSYGFESEEGRILNLEFDNFYFINAYFPNSQHGLTRLDLKLDFDKKFLGYANDLRKKKPLIICGDFNVAHEEIDIARPKDNEHNAGFTIEERTWMSQFLSSGYVDTFRLFTTDGGHYSWWSYRFNAREKNIGWRIDYFVVSDDIKDKVKASRILENVKGSDHAPVELEIDI from the coding sequence GTGAGTGAAACAAAAAAATTTCTTTCATGGAATGTAAATGGCTTGAGAGCCGTAATAAAGAGTGGCGGCCTCGATCTAATTCGGAACGGTGATTATTTTGCCATAGCAATGCAAGAAACCAAGGTTGACGTAAAGAGTGTACCTGAAGAGATGTATCATCTGGGATACCACGTTTACAACAATCCAGCAAAGAGGAAAGGGTACAGCGGCACGATGACTCTTTCCCGTGAAAAGCCCATAGATGTTTCTTACGGCTTTGAATCGGAAGAGGGGCGCATACTAAACCTTGAGTTTGATAACTTTTACTTTATAAACGCTTACTTCCCGAATTCGCAGCACGGCCTGACTAGGCTTGATCTAAAGCTTGACTTCGATAAAAAATTCCTTGGATACGCTAACGATCTTCGGAAAAAGAAACCTCTTATAATATGCGGAGACTTCAACGTCGCCCATGAAGAGATCGATATAGCAAGGCCAAAGGATAACGAGCACAATGCTGGTTTCACCATAGAAGAAAGAACGTGGATGTCTCAGTTCTTATCTTCTGGTTATGTTGATACATTCAGGTTGTTTACAACGGATGGCGGGCACTACTCTTGGTGGTCTTACAGGTTCAATGCAAGGGAAAAGAACATAGGCTGGAGAATTGATTACTTCGTTGTATCCGATGATATAAAGGATAAGGTTAAGGCGTCACGCATACTTGAAAATGTAAAAGGATCTGATCATGCACCAGTGGAGCTAGAAATTGATATATAA